A window of the Gordonia humi genome harbors these coding sequences:
- a CDS encoding TetR family transcriptional regulator produces MFNERVQSNRERQREQTRERVVDCAQRRFAAHGFSATTVRQIAADAGVSVGTVMGVGDKDALLVAAFDGWIGAVHAGRGPVAPAGDPVTRIGEVVQPFLDIFDADIALARDYGAVLARGGRSSEVFGALAQALQADFAEVFADAGFGDDAGPAGRAVYLAYLGLVMTSAATGGDAASIRADLEAVAAVLFRTTSKET; encoded by the coding sequence CGCGTGAGCGCGTCGTCGACTGCGCTCAGAGACGATTCGCCGCGCACGGCTTCTCCGCGACCACCGTCCGGCAGATCGCGGCCGACGCCGGAGTCAGTGTCGGGACGGTGATGGGGGTGGGCGACAAGGACGCGCTGCTCGTCGCCGCCTTCGACGGCTGGATCGGCGCCGTGCACGCCGGTCGGGGACCGGTCGCGCCCGCGGGAGACCCGGTGACCCGTATCGGAGAGGTCGTTCAACCGTTCCTGGACATCTTCGACGCCGACATCGCCTTGGCGCGCGACTACGGAGCGGTGCTCGCCCGCGGCGGGCGGTCGTCGGAGGTGTTCGGTGCGCTCGCACAGGCCCTGCAGGCCGACTTCGCCGAGGTGTTCGCCGATGCGGGATTCGGAGACGACGCCGGACCGGCCGGCCGCGCCGTCTACCTGGCCTACCTCGGACTCGTGATGACCTCCGCGGCGACCGGCGGCGACGCGGCGTCGATCCGCGCCGACCTCGAAGCCGTCGCGGCAGTCCTGTTCCGTACCACCTCGAAGGAGACGTAG
- a CDS encoding DoxX family protein — protein sequence MFSTPDPVWPVIVLAVIVGGDALMSIRPPRFIRDCYAGVRFPLDWGWVLVYIKLLATAGLIVGIWQPGVGVSATAGVVAYFVAASIAHIRATFVGSTFWINCLGMLVLSLAVLGWSFVW from the coding sequence ATGTTCTCGACACCCGATCCGGTGTGGCCGGTGATCGTCCTCGCGGTGATCGTCGGCGGCGATGCGCTCATGTCGATCCGTCCGCCGCGGTTCATCCGAGACTGCTATGCGGGAGTCCGGTTCCCGCTCGACTGGGGTTGGGTGCTCGTCTACATCAAACTGCTGGCGACGGCGGGGCTGATCGTCGGGATCTGGCAGCCCGGTGTCGGTGTCTCGGCGACGGCGGGCGTGGTCGCGTACTTCGTCGCCGCGAGCATCGCGCACATCCGAGCGACGTTCGTCGGCTCGACTTTCTGGATCAACTGTCTGGGGATGCTGGTGCTGTCGCTGGCCGTGCTGGGGTGGTCGTTCGTGTGGTGA
- a CDS encoding NUDIX hydrolase produces the protein MTRVLAAGAAIVDDDGRVLLVQRGHDPEKGHWSVPGGHVEDGESFAEAARREVWEETGLHVDIGDELWTVEVPYGEYGLFEIHDFAAVVVGGTLRAGDDADDVRWVDDAELDALPLTKGLATCLRRAGVMG, from the coding sequence ATGACACGAGTTCTCGCGGCCGGCGCGGCGATCGTCGACGACGACGGCCGCGTGCTGCTCGTCCAACGCGGACACGATCCGGAGAAGGGACACTGGTCGGTGCCCGGAGGGCATGTCGAAGACGGCGAGAGCTTCGCCGAGGCGGCCCGGCGCGAGGTGTGGGAGGAGACCGGCCTGCACGTCGACATCGGCGACGAACTGTGGACCGTCGAGGTGCCCTACGGCGAGTACGGCCTGTTCGAGATCCATGATTTCGCAGCGGTCGTCGTCGGCGGGACCCTGCGGGCCGGTGACGACGCCGACGACGTGCGCTGGGTCGACGACGCCGAGCTCGACGCGCTGCCGCTGACCAAGGGATTGGCGACCTGTCTGCGTCGCGCGGGCGTGATGGGGTGA
- a CDS encoding metallophosphoesterase family protein translates to MATLWAISDLHVAHRGNEDMLERIRPTAEGDWLIVAGDVAERTDDIVDTLRRLAARFHTVVWVPGNHELYTTAKDPLQIFGVARYDYLVQACRELGVVTPEDIYPLFDPDDGSDPIRVVPMFLLYDYTFRPEGTTTALQALAVARERNVVATDEFLLSPEPFGTRDAWGRDRIEQTRRRLEALDPTEKTVLINHWPLRREPCDVLMYPEFALWCGSELTADWHTRFHAMCSVYGHLHIPRTTWYDDVRFEEVSVGYPREWKRRGLPEPLLRQIVPDPGTRPVDVPNQGLRFDVPPDYEERAAEFQRKVEERHARQASRGRS, encoded by the coding sequence ATGGCGACACTCTGGGCGATCAGCGATCTGCACGTCGCGCACCGCGGCAACGAGGACATGCTGGAGAGGATCCGGCCGACCGCCGAGGGCGACTGGCTCATCGTGGCCGGCGACGTCGCCGAACGCACCGACGACATCGTCGACACCCTGCGCCGCCTGGCGGCGCGGTTCCACACGGTCGTCTGGGTACCGGGCAATCATGAGCTGTACACGACCGCCAAGGACCCGCTGCAGATCTTCGGCGTCGCCCGCTACGACTACCTGGTGCAGGCGTGCCGGGAGCTCGGCGTGGTGACTCCGGAGGACATCTATCCGCTGTTCGACCCCGACGACGGCTCCGATCCGATCCGCGTGGTTCCGATGTTCCTGCTGTACGACTACACGTTCCGGCCCGAGGGCACCACGACGGCGCTGCAGGCGTTGGCCGTCGCCCGCGAGCGGAACGTGGTCGCGACCGACGAGTTCCTGCTGTCTCCGGAGCCGTTCGGCACCCGCGACGCGTGGGGTCGGGACCGGATCGAACAGACCCGTCGTCGGTTGGAAGCGCTCGATCCGACCGAGAAGACCGTCCTGATCAATCACTGGCCGCTGCGCCGCGAGCCGTGCGACGTCCTGATGTACCCCGAATTCGCACTGTGGTGCGGCAGCGAACTGACCGCCGACTGGCACACTCGCTTCCACGCGATGTGCAGCGTCTACGGACACCTCCACATCCCGCGCACCACCTGGTACGACGACGTCCGTTTCGAAGAGGTCTCCGTCGGCTACCCCCGGGAGTGGAAACGACGCGGGCTGCCGGAACCGCTGCTGCGACAGATCGTGCCCGATCCCGGCACGCGACCGGTCGACGTACCCAACCAGGGGCTCCGATTCGACGTTCCGCCCGACTACGAGGAGCGTGCCGCGGAGTTTCAGCGCAAGGTCGAGGAGCGTCACGCGCGGCAGGCGTCCCGCGGGCGGTCGTAA
- a CDS encoding 4'-phosphopantetheinyl transferase family protein, producing MISRLVPTGVGTAEAFDDPPGLAPMPAEEPLISQAVEKRRREFITARHCARQALGQLGFEPTPILRGERGMPLWPSQVVGSMTHCDGYRGAVVAYSMQVRSLGIDAEPHLALPDGVLDHTSVPAERDVLATRDDSIHWDRLLFCAKEATYKAWFPITQRWLGFEDAHITFTRDARTDGDAVTGTFTSTILIDGATIDGGAPLLTLPGRWSVADGLILTTIALT from the coding sequence ATGATCTCGCGACTCGTCCCGACCGGCGTCGGCACCGCCGAGGCGTTCGACGACCCGCCCGGTCTGGCGCCGATGCCCGCCGAGGAGCCCCTGATCTCGCAGGCCGTCGAGAAGCGGCGCCGGGAGTTCATCACCGCCCGACACTGTGCCCGACAGGCGTTGGGGCAGTTGGGCTTCGAACCGACCCCCATTCTGCGCGGCGAACGCGGCATGCCGTTGTGGCCCAGCCAGGTGGTCGGCAGCATGACCCACTGCGACGGGTACCGCGGCGCCGTCGTCGCGTACTCGATGCAGGTGCGGTCCCTCGGCATCGACGCCGAACCGCATCTGGCGCTTCCCGACGGTGTCCTCGACCACACGTCGGTGCCGGCCGAACGCGACGTCCTGGCCACGCGCGACGACTCGATCCACTGGGACCGCCTCCTGTTCTGCGCGAAGGAGGCCACCTACAAGGCGTGGTTCCCGATCACCCAGCGGTGGCTGGGCTTCGAGGACGCACACATCACCTTCACTCGGGATGCGCGGACCGACGGCGACGCCGTCACCGGCACGTTCACCTCGACCATTCTGATCGACGGCGCGACGATCGACGGGGGAGCACCGCTGCTGACGCTGCCGGGCCGCTGGTCCGTCGCCGACGGCCTGATTCTGACCACGATCGCGCTGACCTGA
- the truB gene encoding tRNA pseudouridine(55) synthase TruB → MADLSIENAGLLVLDKAAGVTSHDMVSTTRKAFGTRRVGHAGTLDPMATGVLVLGVERATKLLGLLSLTTKSYAATIRLGASTDTDDAEGETIETVDASEVTDEQIAAGIADLTGDISQLPARISAIKVDGKRAHALARAGEDFELKARPVTVSRFDVVDTRRTAGFVDLDVEVDCSSGTYIRSLARDLGSALGVGGHLTALRRTAVGPFTLEHARTVDEVVAEPGLSMGIDDAAKLCFPLREISDDEAESISQGRWLETVGRKGIYTVVDPSGQAIALVQEKGRRASSVMVVRPANLR, encoded by the coding sequence ATGGCGGACCTGTCCATCGAGAACGCCGGACTCCTCGTCCTCGACAAGGCCGCTGGCGTCACCAGCCACGACATGGTGTCCACCACCCGTAAGGCGTTCGGCACCCGCCGCGTGGGGCACGCAGGCACCCTGGACCCGATGGCCACCGGCGTCCTGGTGCTCGGCGTCGAACGCGCGACCAAGCTCCTCGGCCTGCTGTCGTTGACCACCAAGTCGTACGCGGCGACGATCCGGCTCGGGGCGTCCACCGACACCGACGACGCCGAGGGCGAGACGATCGAGACCGTCGACGCGAGCGAGGTGACCGATGAGCAGATCGCCGCCGGAATCGCCGATCTCACCGGTGACATCTCGCAGCTGCCCGCACGGATCAGCGCGATCAAGGTCGACGGCAAGCGGGCGCACGCCCTGGCGCGCGCCGGTGAGGATTTCGAGCTCAAGGCACGACCGGTCACGGTCTCTCGCTTCGATGTCGTCGACACTCGGCGAACCGCCGGGTTCGTCGACCTCGACGTGGAGGTCGACTGCTCATCGGGGACGTACATCCGTTCTCTCGCACGTGATCTCGGCAGCGCGCTGGGGGTCGGCGGGCATCTGACGGCGCTGCGCCGCACCGCGGTCGGACCGTTCACCCTCGAACATGCGCGCACCGTCGACGAGGTCGTCGCCGAACCCGGTCTGTCGATGGGCATCGACGACGCGGCCAAGCTGTGCTTCCCGTTGCGTGAGATCTCCGACGACGAGGCCGAATCGATCAGCCAGGGGCGCTGGCTCGAGACCGTCGGCCGCAAGGGGATCTACACGGTGGTCGATCCCTCCGGTCAGGCCATCGCGCTTGTTCAGGAGAAGGGCCGTCGCGCGAGTTCGGTGATGGTGGTGCGGCCGGCGAACCTGCGCTGA
- a CDS encoding Lrp/AsnC family transcriptional regulator, with the protein MDAIDKKILSLLQDDGRISVTELADRVGLSISPCHRRLKALETGGAIRGYRAQLDAAQLGLAFEALVFVTMQSATRDALVAFEDAVTAVPNIVAAQRLFGVPDYLLRAVAQDQSDYQTLYDEHLAALPGVQKLTSTLVMKSVVDGRALPL; encoded by the coding sequence ATGGACGCGATCGATAAGAAGATTCTTTCTCTCCTCCAGGACGACGGACGAATCTCCGTCACCGAACTCGCCGATCGAGTGGGACTCAGCATCTCCCCGTGCCACCGCAGACTCAAAGCGCTCGAGACCGGCGGAGCCATTCGCGGGTACCGCGCCCAGCTCGACGCCGCACAGCTCGGACTGGCCTTCGAGGCCCTCGTCTTCGTGACGATGCAGTCCGCGACGCGCGACGCCCTCGTCGCGTTCGAGGACGCCGTGACCGCCGTGCCGAACATCGTCGCGGCACAGCGGCTGTTCGGCGTACCCGACTACCTGCTCCGCGCCGTCGCACAGGACCAGTCCGATTACCAGACCCTCTACGACGAGCATCTGGCCGCGCTCCCCGGTGTTCAGAAGCTGACATCGACTCTGGTCATGAAATCGGTCGTCGACGGGCGTGCCCTGCCGCTGTAG
- a CDS encoding LysE family translocator: MQTGLIVSFWAVSAMFVMTPGADWAYAIAAGMRGHTVPSVGGMLGGHLAATAIVATGVAAVVAGSPNAMVGLTVAGAAYVGWLGWSTLRDPPIPGDATADDAQRSWLAQAGRGFGVSALNPKVLLLFVALLPQFTSPTSSWPVGVQILLLGGVHVATTAVVYFTVARGAGRLLTGRPRLARAVGRASGAIMMAVAVVLIAEQILSR; the protein is encoded by the coding sequence ATGCAGACAGGGTTGATCGTGTCGTTCTGGGCGGTGTCGGCGATGTTCGTGATGACACCGGGCGCCGACTGGGCGTACGCGATAGCGGCGGGTATGCGCGGACACACCGTTCCGTCGGTCGGCGGGATGCTCGGCGGCCACCTCGCCGCGACGGCGATCGTGGCGACCGGGGTCGCGGCGGTGGTGGCGGGCTCGCCGAACGCGATGGTCGGACTGACCGTCGCGGGGGCGGCGTACGTCGGTTGGCTCGGATGGAGCACCCTGCGCGACCCGCCGATCCCGGGCGACGCGACCGCCGACGACGCACAGCGGTCGTGGCTCGCCCAGGCCGGGCGCGGTTTCGGCGTCAGCGCGCTGAACCCGAAGGTGCTCCTGTTGTTCGTCGCTCTGCTGCCGCAGTTCACCTCGCCGACATCGTCGTGGCCGGTGGGCGTGCAGATACTGCTGCTCGGCGGTGTGCACGTCGCGACGACGGCGGTCGTCTACTTCACGGTCGCGCGCGGAGCCGGTCGGCTGCTGACCGGACGGCCGCGCCTCGCGCGAGCGGTGGGTCGGGCCTCCGGGGCGATCATGATGGCCGTCGCCGTCGTCCTGATCGCCGAGCAGATCCTGTCGCGGTGA
- a CDS encoding carboxylesterase family protein translates to MTNASRELPVVATVSGPVRGRTVETSTGKTVAAFLGIPYAAPPVGPLAVAAPQPPEPWTQVRDAGEYGPAAPQVGYPEPTASILENVVAPGDDYLNVNVWTPDPTAEALPVLVWIHGGAFTRGANRIGIYAGDTFARDGLVFVGVNYRLGAPGFASLDGAPENRGLLDQIAALEWVRDNVSAFGGDPSQVTVMGESAGAMSVLSLLSSPRAAGLFQRAICESGNGVAVASVDDARRVTERTSEVLGVAPTAQAWSDVPTETLLGAQTDVALELALTPDPAVWGETVIHAGLGVMSFLPVIDGDVLPAAPVDSIAAGAGSGVALLAGWNADEFHFFLAPTGLVAAVDAPTAKAVLARSGATTDRFDALVAGGETAGDALAAELTRNGFSDPTRAVADARPDDRTHLYEFGRHSPVMGIRAGHAVEIPYVFDHVDDAHALVGPDPDRALAARMHAAWTSFAMTGDPGWDRYRTGDAPHLFT, encoded by the coding sequence GTGACCAACGCCTCTCGTGAACTCCCCGTCGTCGCCACCGTCTCCGGCCCGGTCCGCGGACGCACCGTCGAGACGAGCACCGGTAAGACCGTCGCCGCCTTCCTCGGAATCCCGTACGCCGCACCGCCTGTCGGCCCGTTGGCCGTCGCCGCACCACAGCCGCCCGAGCCGTGGACACAGGTCCGCGACGCGGGCGAGTACGGTCCGGCCGCCCCGCAGGTCGGGTATCCGGAGCCGACGGCGTCGATCCTGGAGAACGTGGTCGCACCCGGCGACGACTATCTGAACGTCAACGTCTGGACACCCGATCCGACCGCCGAAGCACTGCCGGTCCTGGTGTGGATCCACGGCGGCGCGTTCACGCGCGGAGCCAACCGGATCGGCATCTACGCCGGCGACACGTTCGCCCGCGACGGTCTGGTGTTCGTCGGCGTCAACTATCGGCTCGGTGCGCCCGGATTCGCCTCACTCGACGGAGCCCCGGAGAATCGGGGTCTGCTCGATCAGATCGCCGCTCTGGAATGGGTCCGCGACAACGTCTCGGCGTTCGGCGGCGATCCGTCGCAGGTGACCGTGATGGGCGAGTCGGCGGGTGCGATGAGCGTCCTCTCGCTGCTGTCCTCGCCCCGCGCTGCCGGACTGTTTCAACGGGCGATCTGCGAGAGCGGAAACGGCGTGGCCGTCGCGAGCGTCGACGACGCCCGAAGGGTCACCGAGCGCACCAGTGAGGTCCTCGGCGTCGCCCCGACCGCGCAGGCCTGGTCGGATGTGCCGACCGAGACGCTGCTGGGCGCGCAGACCGACGTCGCGCTCGAACTCGCACTCACACCCGACCCGGCGGTCTGGGGTGAGACGGTGATCCACGCCGGACTCGGCGTGATGAGCTTCCTGCCGGTGATCGACGGCGACGTTCTGCCCGCGGCGCCCGTCGACTCGATCGCGGCGGGCGCCGGATCCGGGGTCGCGTTGCTCGCGGGATGGAACGCCGACGAGTTCCACTTCTTCCTCGCTCCCACCGGGCTGGTCGCCGCCGTCGACGCGCCGACCGCGAAGGCCGTCCTCGCACGATCCGGTGCGACGACCGACCGGTTCGACGCACTCGTGGCCGGTGGGGAGACGGCGGGCGACGCACTGGCCGCGGAGCTGACCCGCAACGGATTCTCCGATCCGACGCGGGCCGTCGCCGACGCCCGACCGGACGATCGGACCCACCTCTACGAGTTCGGACGGCACAGTCCCGTGATGGGCATCCGGGCGGGGCACGCCGTCGAGATCCCGTACGTCTTCGACCACGTCGACGACGCTCACGCACTGGTCGGTCCCGACCCGGATCGCGCGTTGGCCGCCCGCATGCACGCCGCCTGGACGTCGTTCGCCATGACCGGCGATCCCGGCTGGGACCGGTACCGGACAGGCGACGCGCCACACCTGTTCACGTAG
- a CDS encoding metal-dependent transcriptional regulator: MPDSRPVDELSSVTQDYLKVIWTSQEWSDVKVTTKLLAEKLGVSPSTASEGIRKLADQGLVDHAPYGAVTLTDDGRQAAISMVRRHRLLETFLVRELGYGWDQVHEDAEVLEHAVSERLLRHIDAKLGHPKRDPHGDPIPDVDGRVPDAAALQLADLDIDEAGVINRISDSDPEMLRYFEEIGIALDCRVRMAEKRPFAGTVTICVDDGAPIHLGDIAARAIFLDRV; the protein is encoded by the coding sequence ATGCCCGACTCCCGACCCGTCGACGAACTCTCGTCCGTGACGCAGGACTACCTGAAAGTGATCTGGACGTCGCAGGAGTGGTCGGACGTGAAGGTCACGACCAAACTGCTCGCCGAGAAACTCGGCGTCTCCCCGTCCACCGCCTCCGAAGGCATCCGCAAACTCGCCGATCAGGGGCTGGTCGACCACGCCCCCTACGGCGCGGTGACCCTGACCGACGACGGCCGACAGGCGGCGATCAGCATGGTGCGCCGCCACCGGCTCCTCGAGACCTTCCTGGTCCGCGAGCTCGGCTACGGGTGGGACCAGGTCCACGAGGACGCCGAGGTCCTCGAGCACGCCGTCTCCGAACGGCTGCTTCGTCACATCGACGCCAAACTCGGCCACCCCAAGCGCGATCCGCACGGCGACCCGATCCCCGACGTCGACGGCCGTGTGCCCGACGCCGCCGCCCTGCAACTGGCCGATCTCGACATCGACGAGGCGGGGGTGATCAACCGGATCTCCGACTCCGACCCGGAGATGCTCCGTTACTTCGAGGAGATCGGCATCGCCCTGGACTGTCGGGTGCGCATGGCGGAGAAGCGTCCGTTCGCGGGCACCGTCACCATCTGCGTCGACGACGGCGCGCCGATCCACCTCGGCGACATCGCCGCCCGCGCGATCTTCCTCGACCGGGTGTGA
- a CDS encoding bifunctional riboflavin kinase/FAD synthetase, whose protein sequence is MLRWRGLDEVPAGWGRCVVTIGVFDGIHRGHAQLVTAATRAAAERGVPSVLMTFDPHPSEVVRPGTHPPQLSTLRRRADLAEEMGVDVFCVLPFNPTLAAQSPEEFVHEVLVEELHAAEVVVGDNFTFGHKALGDVPKLRELGQRFGFEVTAVSLFGEHAVTYSSTYIRSCIAAGDVELAAEALGRPHRVEGAVVHGEKRGRDLGYPTANIAPPEHAAIPGDGVYAAWFTVLGDKEGDGFRVGQRYPASVSVGTNPTFSGRNRTVEAYVLDLDADLYGQHVAVDFVSRLRGMESYDGVDALIAAIADDVERTRTILSVDES, encoded by the coding sequence GTGTTGCGTTGGCGAGGTTTGGACGAGGTACCTGCCGGATGGGGTCGCTGTGTGGTGACCATCGGGGTGTTCGACGGTATTCACCGCGGGCACGCCCAACTGGTGACGGCGGCGACGAGAGCGGCCGCCGAGCGCGGTGTGCCCTCGGTGCTGATGACGTTCGACCCGCACCCGTCCGAGGTGGTCCGCCCGGGCACCCACCCGCCGCAGCTGTCGACGCTGCGCCGTCGCGCCGACCTCGCCGAGGAGATGGGGGTCGACGTGTTCTGCGTGCTCCCGTTCAATCCGACGTTGGCCGCGCAGTCGCCCGAGGAGTTCGTGCACGAGGTCCTCGTCGAAGAACTGCACGCCGCCGAGGTGGTGGTCGGCGACAACTTCACCTTCGGTCACAAAGCGCTCGGCGACGTGCCGAAACTGCGCGAGCTTGGGCAGCGGTTCGGCTTCGAGGTGACCGCGGTGTCGCTGTTCGGCGAGCACGCCGTCACCTATTCGTCCACCTACATCCGCTCGTGCATCGCGGCGGGCGACGTCGAGTTGGCCGCCGAGGCGCTGGGCCGCCCGCATCGGGTGGAGGGCGCGGTCGTGCACGGCGAGAAGCGCGGTCGCGACCTCGGCTATCCGACGGCCAACATCGCCCCGCCCGAGCACGCCGCGATCCCCGGCGACGGCGTGTACGCCGCCTGGTTCACGGTGCTCGGCGACAAGGAGGGCGACGGGTTCCGCGTCGGACAGCGTTATCCGGCGTCGGTGTCGGTCGGCACCAACCCCACGTTCTCCGGCCGGAACCGCACCGTCGAGGCGTACGTCCTCGACCTCGACGCCGACCTGTACGGACAGCACGTGGCCGTCGACTTCGTCAGCCGACTGCGCGGGATGGAGTCGTACGACGGCGTCGACGCGCTGATCGCGGCCATCGCCGACGACGTCGAGCGCACCCGGACCATCCTGTCGGTCGACGAGAGCTGA
- the rpsO gene encoding 30S ribosomal protein S15: MALTADEKKAVLTEYGVHETDTGSPEAQVALLTKRITDLTEHLKHHKHDHHSRRGLLLLVGRRRRLLKYLASVDINRYRSLIERLGLRR, from the coding sequence ATGGCTCTCACAGCCGACGAGAAGAAGGCCGTCCTCACCGAGTACGGCGTGCACGAGACCGACACCGGTTCGCCGGAGGCGCAGGTCGCACTGCTGACCAAGCGGATCACCGACCTCACCGAGCACCTCAAGCACCACAAGCACGACCACCACAGCCGTCGCGGTCTGCTGCTGCTCGTGGGTCGTCGTCGTCGCCTGCTCAAGTACTTGGCCAGCGTCGACATCAACCGTTACCGCTCGCTGATCGAGCGCCTGGGCCTGCGTCGCTGA